One genomic segment of Arthrobacter sp. Marseille-P9274 includes these proteins:
- a CDS encoding ComEA family DNA-binding protein, which translates to MGRHRWAAASTDSAAAATPEPVRRPRWKIALGAALVAAGLVLGYGIVVVATADLHRAESDVLASVPVASQPAGDGGNGSGAPNAVEDDASPPGDGGDTAAPPNAEVPGPSAAAPGAKGLVVHVAGAVKKPGIVRLAAAARVFEALEEAGGALPEADLAALNLAAVVSDGQQIFVPSPQHQPSGGAAAGDPPGTSGGPANADGRAAGGEAGGKVNLNTATIEELTGLPRVGPVLAQRIIDYREQHGAFTRPEDLDAVPGIGEVMLANLIELVTV; encoded by the coding sequence ATGGGCCGCCACCGCTGGGCAGCAGCGTCAACCGATAGCGCGGCCGCCGCGACGCCAGAGCCTGTCCGGCGGCCGCGCTGGAAGATCGCGCTCGGTGCCGCGCTCGTGGCCGCCGGCCTCGTGCTCGGCTACGGGATCGTCGTGGTGGCCACGGCGGACCTGCACCGAGCGGAGTCGGATGTGCTGGCCTCGGTTCCCGTGGCCAGCCAGCCTGCGGGCGATGGCGGGAACGGCTCCGGAGCGCCCAATGCCGTAGAGGACGATGCCTCCCCGCCCGGGGACGGCGGGGACACGGCCGCCCCACCCAATGCGGAGGTCCCGGGGCCTTCCGCAGCGGCACCCGGAGCGAAAGGCCTGGTCGTGCACGTGGCAGGTGCCGTCAAGAAGCCTGGCATCGTCAGGCTCGCCGCCGCGGCACGCGTCTTCGAGGCCTTGGAGGAAGCGGGCGGCGCGCTGCCCGAGGCTGACCTGGCGGCGCTGAACCTCGCGGCAGTGGTGAGCGACGGGCAGCAGATTTTCGTGCCGTCTCCGCAGCACCAGCCCTCGGGCGGGGCCGCTGCCGGAGACCCTCCGGGTACGTCCGGCGGCCCGGCCAACGCGGACGGACGGGCCGCCGGCGGGGAGGCTGGCGGCAAGGTCAATCTCAACACAGCGACCATCGAGGAGCTGACCGGGCTGCCTCGTGTCGGGCCGGTGCTGGCACAGAGGATTATTGACTACCGGGAACAGCACGGCGCCTTCACCCGGCCGGAGGAC
- a CDS encoding DegV family protein has product MAWLEELVRRSRALLNQPVRFPGSKPVRPSVAVVTDSAAALPGAWAKEPVTALCLKIVPMPVMVSGQIYGEGVDDVPAALALGLAEGKDLKTSRPSPGLFRKAYEELAAQGFDAVVSVHISSELSGTVEAASLAAAHVDIPVEIVDTRTVAMAEGFAVISAVLAAQAGKPAAEVAAAARQAAGAGQVLFYVPSLEQLRRGGRISPASGYLGTLLSIKPILGIKDGAVVGLEKIRTAAKAKARLQQLAVRGIEELDYAPQLAVHYFGNESEARQLADELAAHAGNEILLTPLPSVLAAHAGLGVLAVVIGPAMSAQES; this is encoded by the coding sequence GTGGCGTGGCTTGAGGAACTGGTCCGGCGGTCCCGGGCGCTGCTGAACCAGCCGGTCCGGTTCCCCGGCTCGAAGCCCGTGCGTCCCTCGGTGGCGGTGGTGACTGATTCGGCTGCCGCGCTGCCCGGAGCGTGGGCGAAGGAGCCGGTCACCGCGCTGTGCCTGAAGATCGTCCCCATGCCGGTGATGGTCTCGGGGCAGATCTACGGCGAGGGCGTGGACGACGTGCCCGCGGCGCTGGCCCTCGGACTGGCGGAAGGTAAGGACCTCAAGACGTCCCGGCCCTCGCCGGGGTTGTTCCGAAAGGCCTACGAAGAGCTGGCGGCGCAGGGGTTCGACGCCGTTGTCTCCGTGCACATTTCGTCGGAGCTGTCCGGCACCGTGGAGGCGGCGTCGCTGGCTGCCGCCCACGTGGACATCCCCGTGGAAATCGTGGATACCAGGACGGTGGCCATGGCCGAGGGCTTTGCCGTCATTTCTGCCGTGCTGGCGGCGCAGGCCGGGAAGCCGGCGGCCGAGGTGGCGGCCGCGGCCCGACAGGCGGCGGGGGCCGGACAGGTGCTGTTCTACGTCCCGAGCCTAGAGCAGCTGCGCAGGGGCGGCCGGATCAGCCCGGCCAGCGGCTATCTGGGAACGCTGCTGTCGATCAAGCCCATCCTGGGGATCAAGGACGGCGCGGTCGTCGGGCTCGAGAAGATCCGGACCGCGGCCAAGGCGAAGGCCCGGCTCCAGCAATTGGCGGTGCGCGGGATCGAGGAGCTGGACTACGCGCCGCAGCTGGCGGTGCACTATTTCGGCAACGAATCCGAGGCCCGGCAGCTGGCTGATGAACTGGCGGCGCACGCGGGCAACGAGATCCTGCTGACGCCCCTGCCGTCCGTGCTGGCGGCGCACGCCGGACTGGGCGTGCTGGCCGTGGTGATCGGGCCGGCCATGTCGGCCCAGGAGTCGTGA
- the leuS gene encoding leucine--tRNA ligase yields MSTHAGTEQNEYSFSAMEAKWPAVWEELGVFNAVDDGSKERRYVLDMFPYPSGDLHMGHAEAFAMGDVVARYWRLKGYDVLHPIGWDSFGLPAENAAIKRNAHPSEWTYANIDTQAASFKRYAISADWSRRLHTSDPDYYRWTQWLFLRFYERGLAYRKNSPVNWCPKDLTVLANEQVVNGACERCGTTVTKKSLNQWYFKITDYADRLLHDMEELKGHWPERVLAMQRNWIGRSEGAHVNFRIEAADSRPERDVTVFTTRPDTLHGATFFVVAADAHLALDLVTAEQHDALMQYREKVKGLSDIERQSTEREKTGVFLGRYAVNPLNGEKLPVWAADYVLADYGTGAIMAVPAHDQRDLDFARTFDLPVRAVLDTGEEDPAATGVATAGEGTLINSGELDGLSKTEGIAKAIGIVEAAGTGERAVNYRLRDWLLSRQRFWGAPIPIIHCDECGEVPVPDNQLPVRLPDDLRGEALAPKGTSPLAAAVDWVNVDCPSCGRAARRDTDTMDTFVDSSWYYLRFASPDYTEGPFDTEAVNRWLPVGQYVGGVEHAILHLLYSRFFTKVLKDLGLIDFDEPFSALLNQGQVLNGGKAMSKSLGNGVDLGEQLDKFGVDAVRLTMVFASPPEDDVDWADVSPSGSAKFLARAWRLGQDVTSAVDVDPSTGDAKLRAVTHRTIADAADLLDQHKFNVVIARLMELVNATRKVIDSGAGGADPAVREAAEAVAVILGLFAPYTAEDLWAALGHEPSVASASWPEVDESLLVQATVTAVVQVQGKVRDRLEVAADITEEELKSKALASEQIIKTLDGRGIRTVIVRAPKLVNIVPA; encoded by the coding sequence GTGAGTACGCACGCTGGTACGGAACAGAACGAGTACAGCTTTTCAGCGATGGAGGCCAAGTGGCCCGCGGTCTGGGAGGAACTGGGCGTCTTCAACGCCGTCGACGACGGTTCCAAGGAACGCCGCTATGTGCTGGACATGTTCCCGTACCCGTCGGGTGACCTGCACATGGGCCATGCCGAGGCCTTCGCCATGGGCGACGTCGTTGCCCGCTACTGGCGCCTCAAGGGCTACGACGTCCTGCACCCGATCGGCTGGGACTCCTTCGGGCTCCCGGCGGAAAACGCCGCCATCAAGCGCAATGCCCATCCCTCGGAATGGACGTACGCGAACATCGACACCCAGGCCGCCTCATTCAAGCGCTACGCCATCAGCGCGGACTGGTCCCGCCGGCTGCACACCTCGGACCCCGACTACTACCGGTGGACCCAGTGGCTCTTCCTGCGGTTCTACGAGCGGGGCCTGGCCTACCGCAAGAACTCGCCGGTGAACTGGTGCCCCAAGGACCTGACCGTGCTCGCCAACGAGCAGGTCGTCAACGGAGCCTGCGAACGCTGCGGGACCACGGTGACCAAGAAGAGCCTGAACCAGTGGTACTTCAAGATCACCGACTACGCTGACCGGCTGCTGCACGACATGGAGGAGCTCAAGGGCCACTGGCCGGAGCGCGTACTGGCGATGCAGCGCAACTGGATCGGCCGCTCCGAGGGCGCGCACGTCAACTTCCGGATCGAGGCCGCGGACAGCCGCCCCGAGCGCGACGTCACGGTCTTCACCACCCGCCCGGACACGCTGCACGGCGCCACCTTCTTCGTGGTTGCCGCGGATGCCCACCTCGCCCTGGACCTGGTCACGGCGGAGCAGCACGACGCGCTGATGCAGTACCGCGAGAAGGTCAAGGGGCTCTCCGACATCGAGCGCCAGTCCACGGAGCGCGAGAAGACGGGCGTCTTCCTAGGCCGTTATGCCGTGAATCCGCTCAACGGCGAGAAGCTGCCGGTGTGGGCCGCCGACTACGTGCTGGCGGACTACGGCACCGGCGCCATCATGGCGGTGCCGGCGCACGACCAGCGCGACCTGGACTTCGCCCGCACCTTCGACCTGCCCGTGCGTGCCGTCCTGGATACCGGCGAGGAGGACCCGGCGGCCACCGGCGTCGCGACGGCCGGCGAGGGAACGCTGATCAACTCCGGCGAACTTGACGGACTCTCGAAGACCGAGGGCATTGCCAAGGCCATCGGGATCGTCGAGGCCGCTGGCACGGGCGAGCGTGCGGTGAACTACCGGCTGCGCGACTGGCTGCTGTCCCGCCAGCGTTTCTGGGGCGCGCCGATCCCGATCATCCACTGCGATGAATGCGGCGAGGTGCCGGTCCCGGACAACCAACTGCCGGTCAGGCTGCCGGACGACCTGCGCGGCGAGGCGCTGGCGCCCAAGGGCACGTCCCCGCTGGCCGCTGCGGTGGACTGGGTCAACGTCGACTGCCCGAGCTGCGGACGCGCCGCCCGCCGGGATACCGACACGATGGACACCTTTGTCGATTCGTCCTGGTACTATCTGCGGTTCGCCTCACCGGACTACACCGAGGGCCCCTTCGACACCGAGGCCGTCAACCGCTGGCTGCCGGTGGGCCAGTATGTCGGCGGCGTCGAGCACGCCATCCTGCACCTGCTCTACAGCCGGTTCTTCACCAAGGTGCTCAAGGACCTGGGCCTGATCGACTTTGACGAGCCGTTCAGCGCCCTGCTGAACCAGGGCCAGGTGCTGAACGGAGGCAAGGCGATGAGCAAATCGCTCGGCAATGGAGTGGACCTCGGCGAGCAGCTGGACAAGTTCGGCGTGGACGCGGTGCGCCTGACCATGGTGTTCGCCTCGCCGCCAGAGGACGACGTCGACTGGGCCGATGTCTCCCCGTCCGGCAGTGCGAAGTTCCTGGCCCGTGCCTGGCGGTTGGGCCAGGACGTCACGTCCGCGGTCGACGTCGACCCTTCCACCGGTGACGCCAAGCTGCGCGCCGTGACCCACCGCACCATCGCCGACGCAGCGGACCTGCTGGACCAGCACAAGTTCAACGTCGTGATCGCGCGGCTGATGGAACTGGTCAACGCCACCCGCAAGGTGATCGACAGCGGCGCCGGGGGAGCCGATCCCGCCGTGCGCGAGGCCGCCGAGGCTGTCGCCGTGATCCTGGGCCTCTTCGCCCCCTACACCGCGGAGGACCTCTGGGCGGCGCTCGGGCACGAGCCGTCGGTGGCCAGCGCCAGCTGGCCGGAGGTCGACGAGAGCCTGCTGGTGCAGGCGACGGTCACCGCCGTCGTCCAGGTCCAGGGCAAGGTCCGCGACCGGCTGGAAGTCGCCGCGGACATCACCGAGGAGGAGCTGAAGTCGAAGGCGCTGGCCTCGGAGCAGATCATCAAGACCTTGGACGGCCGTGGAATCCGGACGGTGATTGTGCGGGCGCCCAAGCTGGTCAACATCGTCCCGGCTTAA
- the glpK gene encoding glycerol kinase GlpK, translating to MPGYVLAIDQGTTSSRAMIFDRGGSIVSSGQKEHRQLLPRAGWVEHDAVEIWDNVREVVGTALSRASLTRHDIAAVGLTNQRETTVVWNRSTGRPVSNAIVWQDVRTQAICDELAAGAGPDRFKNITGLPLTPYFAGTKLRWILDNVPGAREQAEAGELLFGTMDSWVVWNLTGGTDGGVHTTDVTNASRTLLMDLRTLDWSPDILAAFGIPAGMLPSIRSSSEVYGTVHGSQLLREVPIAGILGDQQAAAFGQAAFGPGDAKNTYGTGCFVLVNTGGRVVSSANGLLATVAYRLGDQAPTYALEGSIAVAGSLIHWLRDNLGIVASAAEAEELAGTVPDSGGAYFVPAFSGLFAPYWRPDARGALVGLTRFVTKAHIARAALEATAFQTREVLEAVNADSDVPLKELRVDGGMVANDALMQFQADILGVPVVRPRVAETTALGAAYAAGLAVDFWGGQDELAANWAEDRRWEPAMEEAERARRMRLWKKAVSRTFDWVDEDVR from the coding sequence ATGCCCGGTTACGTACTGGCCATTGACCAAGGTACGACGTCGTCCCGCGCCATGATCTTCGACCGCGGAGGCAGCATCGTCTCCAGCGGACAAAAGGAGCACCGCCAGCTCCTGCCGCGGGCGGGCTGGGTGGAACACGACGCCGTCGAAATCTGGGACAACGTGCGCGAAGTCGTCGGGACGGCGCTCTCCCGCGCGAGCCTGACCCGCCACGACATCGCGGCGGTCGGCTTGACGAACCAACGCGAAACCACCGTGGTCTGGAACCGCTCGACCGGCCGGCCGGTCAGCAACGCCATTGTCTGGCAGGACGTGCGGACCCAGGCGATCTGCGACGAGCTCGCGGCCGGGGCGGGCCCGGACCGCTTCAAGAACATCACCGGTCTGCCGCTGACTCCGTACTTTGCGGGCACCAAGCTGCGCTGGATCCTCGACAACGTGCCCGGCGCACGCGAACAGGCCGAGGCGGGCGAGCTGCTGTTCGGCACCATGGACAGCTGGGTGGTCTGGAACCTCACCGGCGGGACTGACGGCGGCGTCCACACCACCGACGTGACCAACGCGTCCCGGACGTTGCTGATGGACCTGCGAACCCTTGACTGGTCGCCGGACATCCTGGCGGCCTTCGGCATCCCGGCGGGCATGCTGCCGTCGATCCGCTCGTCCTCCGAGGTATACGGAACGGTCCACGGTTCCCAGCTGCTGCGCGAGGTCCCGATTGCCGGCATCCTGGGTGACCAGCAGGCGGCCGCTTTCGGCCAGGCCGCCTTTGGTCCCGGCGACGCCAAGAACACCTACGGCACCGGCTGCTTCGTGCTGGTCAACACCGGCGGCCGGGTTGTGTCGTCGGCGAACGGCCTGCTGGCGACGGTGGCTTACCGGCTCGGCGACCAGGCTCCGACCTACGCGCTGGAAGGGTCGATCGCCGTCGCCGGTTCCCTGATCCACTGGCTCCGCGACAACCTGGGCATCGTGGCCTCCGCCGCCGAGGCCGAGGAACTGGCCGGCACCGTCCCGGACAGCGGCGGGGCCTACTTCGTCCCGGCGTTCTCCGGCCTGTTCGCCCCGTACTGGCGCCCGGACGCTCGCGGGGCTTTGGTGGGGCTGACCCGGTTCGTGACCAAGGCGCACATCGCCCGCGCCGCCTTGGAGGCCACGGCCTTCCAGACCCGGGAGGTGCTGGAGGCCGTCAACGCGGATTCCGACGTGCCACTGAAGGAACTGAGGGTCGACGGCGGTATGGTCGCCAACGATGCGTTGATGCAGTTCCAGGCGGACATCCTCGGCGTCCCGGTGGTCCGGCCACGGGTAGCCGAGACGACGGCCCTCGGGGCCGCCTACGCCGCCGGGCTCGCGGTGGATTTCTGGGGCGGGCAGGATGAGCTGGCGGCCAACTGGGCCGAAGACCGGCGGTGGGAGCCGGCCATGGAGGAAGCGGAGCGGGCCCGCCGGATGCGCCTGTGGAAGAAAGCGGTGTCCCGGACGTTCGACTGGGTCGACGAGGACGTGCGCTGA
- a CDS encoding aldo/keto reductase: protein MATAHKVALNNGVLMDQVGFGVYKVPPADAAGLCYQALEAGYRHIDTAAFYGNEQGVGEAVAKFTAEEPEVSREDIFVTTKLWNDSHGHQAALDAYRKSLDELGLEYADLYLIHWPLPERGLFVETYRALEQLYHEGRVRAIGVSNFQPGHLRTLLAGTEVVPAVNQVELHPWLQQRELRGLHDEHNIRTVAWSPLGRGSVLDDAVVTGLAARYGRTPAQVVLRWHLQLGNTVIPKASSAERIRENFRVRDFALDDDAMRQLGALERDGRLGSHPDEVNWA, encoded by the coding sequence ATGGCAACAGCGCACAAGGTGGCACTCAACAACGGCGTCCTGATGGACCAGGTGGGTTTCGGCGTCTATAAGGTCCCGCCGGCGGACGCTGCCGGCCTGTGCTACCAGGCGCTCGAGGCGGGTTACCGGCACATCGACACCGCAGCGTTCTACGGGAACGAACAGGGCGTGGGCGAGGCGGTGGCCAAGTTCACGGCGGAGGAACCCGAGGTCAGCCGCGAGGACATCTTCGTCACGACGAAGCTGTGGAACGACAGCCACGGCCACCAGGCCGCCCTGGATGCCTACCGGAAGTCACTGGACGAGCTGGGCCTGGAGTACGCCGACCTGTACCTGATCCACTGGCCGCTGCCGGAACGCGGGCTCTTCGTCGAGACCTACCGCGCCCTGGAGCAGCTTTACCACGAGGGACGGGTGCGGGCGATCGGCGTCTCGAACTTCCAGCCCGGGCACTTGAGGACCCTGCTCGCCGGGACCGAGGTGGTCCCGGCGGTCAACCAGGTGGAGCTGCATCCGTGGCTGCAGCAGCGGGAACTGCGCGGACTGCACGACGAACACAACATCCGCACGGTGGCCTGGAGCCCGCTCGGCCGCGGCTCGGTCCTGGACGACGCGGTGGTTACCGGACTCGCCGCGCGGTACGGCCGCACGCCGGCACAGGTCGTCCTCCGCTGGCATCTGCAACTGGGCAACACCGTGATCCCGAAGGCCAGCTCGGCGGAACGCATCCGGGAGAACTTCCGCGTCCGGGACTTCGCCCTGGACGACGACGCCATGCGGCAACTCGGCGCGCTGGAGCGCGATGGCCGGCTCGGCTCCCACCCGGACGAGGTGAACTGGGCGTGA
- a CDS encoding alpha/beta fold hydrolase, with amino-acid sequence MTATKDRATAGTVMLETGEASYWEYPARQPGAGADLLFIHGFRGDHHGLDLLARALPEHRIIAPDLPGFGASKPFSDREHSVEGYAGFVQDFAAALGLGPEAVLLGHSFGSIIASHYLAARPGSFAAAVLVNPISEPALKGPRAAASRLAEFYYFLGARLPERAGLALLQHPAIVRVMSMMMAKTKDPQLRRFIHAQHDAYFSSFANRAVVLESFRASISHDVVEAAPGLALPVLLIAGAKDDLGSVSSQRRLAGRIPGSHLEIIDGVGHLIHYEAPEAAARMISRFLGELAA; translated from the coding sequence GTGACCGCCACGAAGGACCGTGCTACGGCCGGCACCGTCATGCTGGAAACCGGCGAGGCGAGCTACTGGGAGTACCCTGCCCGGCAGCCGGGAGCCGGCGCCGACCTGCTGTTCATCCACGGTTTCCGCGGCGACCATCACGGCCTGGACCTGCTGGCCCGCGCGCTGCCGGAGCACCGCATCATCGCCCCCGACCTGCCCGGCTTCGGCGCCTCGAAGCCATTCAGCGACCGGGAGCACAGCGTGGAGGGCTACGCCGGGTTCGTGCAGGACTTCGCGGCAGCGCTGGGCCTCGGCCCCGAGGCGGTCCTGCTGGGCCACTCCTTCGGGTCGATCATCGCGTCCCACTACCTGGCCGCCCGCCCGGGCTCCTTCGCCGCCGCCGTCCTGGTCAACCCGATCAGTGAGCCGGCCCTGAAGGGACCGCGGGCCGCCGCCTCCCGCCTGGCCGAGTTCTACTATTTCCTCGGCGCCCGCCTGCCGGAACGCGCTGGCCTGGCGCTGCTGCAGCATCCGGCGATCGTGCGGGTCATGAGCATGATGATGGCCAAGACGAAGGACCCCCAGCTACGGAGGTTCATCCACGCCCAGCACGACGCCTACTTCAGCTCCTTCGCCAACCGCGCCGTGGTGCTGGAGTCCTTCCGCGCGTCCATCTCCCACGACGTGGTCGAGGCGGCGCCCGGGCTCGCGTTGCCCGTGCTGCTCATCGCGGGCGCCAAGGACGACCTCGGCTCCGTGTCCAGCCAGCGGCGGCTTGCCGGGCGCATCCCGGGATCGCACCTGGAGATTATCGACGGCGTGGGCCACCTGATCCACTACGAGGCGCCCGAAGCCGCCGCGCGGATGATCAGCCGCTTCCTCGGGGAGCTCGCCGCGTGA
- a CDS encoding glycosyltransferase family 1 protein, translated as MRLLIDARYTRTDQLDGISRYGANLIAAAARQADVRMLIHDERQLQFLPDVPWVKINSPLSPAELFVARRINKLGADVVVCPMQTMGSFGRRYGLILTIHDLIYYRHPKPPGFLPPPVRGLWRLYHKAYWPQRLLLNRADMVATISRTTKSLLEQTRLTRRDIRIVSNAPHSPGAARDPQAPADKDLLYMGSYMPYKNVETLIAAMALLPDYRLHLLSPVSAARKAELAAGAADPGQLVFHHGVSDGEYRQLLHRATALVSLSRDEGYGLPLIEAMAAGTPVIASDIPIFREVTEEAALLVDPDEPAAFAAAVRALEDPDRRARASKEGAGRAGQFSWDHSAAQLLAMAEEVRRRRQVPAGR; from the coding sequence GTGAGGCTGCTGATCGACGCGCGCTACACCCGCACGGACCAGCTCGACGGGATCAGCCGGTACGGCGCCAACCTGATCGCTGCCGCGGCCCGGCAGGCGGACGTGCGCATGCTGATCCATGACGAGCGGCAGCTGCAGTTCCTGCCCGACGTGCCCTGGGTGAAGATCAACAGCCCGCTCTCCCCCGCCGAGCTGTTCGTCGCCCGCCGCATCAACAAGCTGGGGGCCGATGTGGTGGTCTGCCCGATGCAGACCATGGGCAGCTTCGGCCGCCGCTACGGGCTGATCCTGACCATCCACGACCTGATCTACTACCGGCACCCCAAGCCTCCGGGCTTCCTGCCGCCGCCCGTCCGGGGGCTCTGGCGGCTTTATCACAAGGCCTACTGGCCGCAGCGGCTGCTGCTCAACCGGGCCGACATGGTGGCCACCATCAGCCGCACCACCAAGTCCCTGCTGGAGCAGACCCGGCTGACCCGCCGCGACATCAGGATCGTCTCGAATGCGCCGCACTCCCCCGGCGCGGCCCGCGATCCGCAGGCGCCGGCGGACAAGGACCTGCTGTACATGGGCTCCTACATGCCCTACAAGAACGTAGAGACGCTCATCGCGGCCATGGCGCTGCTGCCGGATTACCGCCTGCACCTGCTCAGCCCGGTGTCCGCCGCCCGAAAGGCGGAGCTGGCAGCCGGTGCGGCCGACCCGGGGCAGCTGGTCTTCCACCATGGCGTGTCCGACGGCGAGTATCGCCAGCTGCTGCACCGCGCCACCGCGCTGGTCAGCCTGTCGCGCGACGAGGGGTACGGACTGCCGCTGATCGAAGCCATGGCCGCGGGCACGCCGGTCATCGCGAGCGACATCCCCATCTTCCGCGAGGTGACGGAGGAAGCGGCGCTCCTTGTCGACCCGGACGAGCCGGCGGCGTTCGCCGCCGCCGTGCGCGCCCTGGAGGATCCGGACCGGCGCGCGCGGGCCAGCAAGGAAGGGGCCGGCCGGGCCGGGCAGTTCAGCTGGGACCACTCGGCCGCCCAGCTCCTGGCCATGGCGGAAGAGGTCCGGCGGCGGCGCCAGGTCCCGGCGGGGCGCTAG
- a CDS encoding primosomal protein N' translates to MPQEPGADGAVQLSLLQGFGAPAKPRGTTQPAAQDPVAEVLIESAVPHLDRGFDYLVPAELAAGAVPGARIKARFGAQEVTGYITRRKAEAAEGIKLSRLAKVVSPQPVLTPEVLQLAQAVARRYAGTVSDVVRAAVPPRVARVDKEFPPAAQGPGAQTGTTTAVPDASNTADALDPAVRDTPGAETGEVPDPAEAFAGYPAAGAFLAHLAAGGSPRAVLSAHKSYGAASWAAQLSAAVHATHTSGRGALVVVPDAKDLSMLAAELERSIGADGFVRLTAEDGPTPRYRNYLKLVHGQARVAIGTRSAAFAPVANLGLAAIWDDGDDLHVEQRAPYQHARDVLLLRAEQTGCAVLLGGISRSTESQRLVEAGWAQPLQPERPAVRAAAPRVVNTADSFQQQRDPLLRHARLPQAAWQAAREGLERGPVLVQVARTGFAPALACQDCRTPARCSECQGPLAQTGRDRVPACRWCGRLATGHRCAECGSPRLRALVVGASRTAEELGRAFPGAAVVSSAGEHIKQSIQAGRTLVVATPGAEPAVDGGYAAALLLDGNAMLARESLRASEDALRRWFTAASLVRPAKEGGVVVITAEHDAVVGHLVRWDPAGAAARELELRRELQLPPAVRIAALTGSTESLEVFLDGLDLPDDVRTVGPAELPLPGSAGTHRTLLFFTYRQGSAVTQALRARKAAVSARRLAEPVQVRCDGLDLL, encoded by the coding sequence ATGCCGCAGGAGCCAGGAGCGGACGGGGCCGTCCAGCTGTCCCTGCTGCAGGGGTTCGGGGCCCCGGCCAAGCCGCGGGGCACCACGCAGCCGGCAGCCCAGGACCCGGTGGCGGAAGTCCTGATCGAATCGGCCGTGCCGCACCTCGACCGCGGCTTCGACTACCTGGTGCCGGCGGAGCTCGCGGCGGGCGCGGTCCCGGGAGCGAGGATCAAGGCACGCTTCGGTGCCCAGGAAGTCACCGGTTATATCACGCGGCGCAAGGCCGAGGCGGCGGAGGGCATCAAGCTGAGCCGCCTGGCCAAGGTCGTCTCGCCCCAACCCGTGCTGACGCCCGAGGTGCTGCAGCTGGCGCAGGCCGTCGCCCGGCGCTATGCCGGGACCGTCAGCGACGTCGTCCGCGCCGCCGTCCCGCCGCGGGTGGCGCGCGTGGACAAGGAGTTTCCGCCGGCAGCGCAGGGACCCGGGGCGCAGACGGGGACGACGACGGCCGTACCCGACGCGTCGAACACGGCAGACGCACTCGATCCAGCAGTGCGGGACACGCCCGGCGCAGAGACGGGGGAGGTCCCCGATCCGGCCGAGGCCTTCGCCGGCTATCCGGCGGCCGGCGCGTTCCTGGCCCATCTCGCCGCCGGGGGCTCGCCCCGCGCGGTCCTGTCGGCCCACAAGTCCTACGGTGCCGCCTCCTGGGCAGCCCAGCTGTCCGCCGCCGTCCACGCGACGCATACGAGCGGCCGGGGGGCGCTGGTGGTGGTGCCGGACGCCAAGGACCTGTCGATGCTCGCGGCGGAGCTGGAACGCAGCATCGGCGCGGACGGCTTTGTCCGGCTGACCGCCGAGGACGGGCCGACGCCTCGCTACCGGAACTACCTGAAGCTGGTGCACGGCCAGGCCCGGGTGGCCATCGGCACGCGTTCGGCGGCCTTCGCGCCCGTGGCCAACCTGGGGCTGGCCGCCATCTGGGACGACGGCGACGACCTGCACGTGGAGCAACGGGCCCCATACCAGCACGCCCGCGACGTGCTGCTGCTACGCGCGGAACAGACCGGCTGCGCGGTGCTGCTCGGCGGCATCAGCCGCAGCACCGAAAGCCAGCGCCTGGTGGAAGCCGGGTGGGCGCAGCCGCTGCAACCGGAGCGGCCGGCGGTGCGGGCGGCGGCGCCGCGCGTGGTCAACACGGCGGATTCCTTCCAGCAGCAACGCGATCCGCTGCTGCGGCATGCGAGGCTGCCCCAGGCGGCCTGGCAGGCGGCGCGCGAGGGGCTGGAGCGCGGCCCGGTGCTGGTGCAGGTGGCCCGGACCGGTTTCGCCCCGGCACTTGCCTGCCAGGACTGCCGCACACCGGCGCGCTGCAGCGAGTGCCAGGGACCGCTCGCGCAGACCGGTCGCGACAGGGTGCCGGCCTGCCGCTGGTGCGGGCGGCTCGCCACCGGGCACCGCTGCGCCGAGTGCGGATCGCCCCGGCTGCGTGCGCTGGTGGTCGGGGCGTCGCGCACCGCCGAGGAACTGGGCCGGGCCTTTCCGGGGGCCGCGGTGGTTTCCTCGGCCGGAGAGCACATCAAACAGAGCATCCAGGCGGGCCGCACCCTCGTGGTCGCCACGCCCGGCGCCGAGCCCGCGGTGGACGGCGGCTACGCCGCGGCGCTGCTGCTGGACGGCAACGCGATGCTGGCCCGGGAATCCCTGCGCGCCTCGGAGGATGCGCTGCGCCGTTGGTTCACCGCCGCCTCACTGGTACGGCCGGCGAAGGAGGGCGGCGTCGTCGTTATTACCGCCGAACACGACGCCGTGGTCGGGCACCTCGTGCGGTGGGACCCGGCCGGAGCCGCCGCACGCGAACTGGAGCTGCGCCGCGAACTGCAGCTGCCGCCGGCCGTGCGGATCGCCGCGCTCACCGGATCGACGGAGAGCCTCGAGGTCTTCCTCGACGGCCTCGACCTTCCGGATGACGTGCGTACGGTAGGCCCGGCGGAACTGCCGCTCCCCGGGTCGGCGGGAACGCACCGGACGCTGCTGTTCTTCACCTACCGGCAGGGCAGCGCGGTGACCCAGGCGCTGCGGGCCAGGAAGGCTGCCGTCTCCGCCCGGCGCCTGGCTGAACCCGTGCAGGTCCGCTGCGACGGGCTGGACCTGCTCTAG